One segment of Maridesulfovibrio ferrireducens DNA contains the following:
- the gcvT gene encoding glycine cleavage system aminomethyltransferase GcvT: MSSLRTTPLTEWHRENGAKLVPFAGFEMPVQYEGIIVEHKHTREKAGIFDISHMGEFLISGKGAKDALNKLVTQNLDTLAPGKCRYGFLPNDEGGVLDDLIIYCLAEDSYMLVINGACEENDFNWIDSHLPDGINFENVSYETAKIDLQGPLSLEILEKVLGRDFKHLKYFNFEQTEFDGYKLIISRTGYTGELGYEFYLPSDKAVSLWEKLIADDKVEPIGLGARDTLRLELGYPLYGQDLDTKHNPREGGYSFVLADDAFTDVKEILIPLTIKSRRSARHGDKVLLNGKEVGIVTSGSFSPTLGYSIALAYVQADAADSTEFLVKGARADLKAMKGELPFYKEGTARKKFD, from the coding sequence TTGTCATCTTTACGCACGACCCCTCTTACCGAATGGCATCGCGAAAATGGAGCTAAACTGGTTCCTTTCGCTGGCTTTGAAATGCCTGTTCAATATGAAGGTATTATTGTTGAACACAAACATACCCGCGAAAAAGCAGGTATCTTTGATATCAGTCATATGGGTGAATTCTTAATCTCTGGAAAAGGAGCTAAGGACGCACTTAATAAATTGGTAACACAGAATCTGGACACACTCGCCCCCGGTAAATGCCGCTATGGCTTTCTACCGAACGATGAAGGCGGTGTGCTTGATGATTTAATTATCTACTGCCTTGCCGAAGATTCTTACATGCTCGTTATTAACGGAGCATGCGAAGAAAATGACTTTAACTGGATCGACAGTCATCTCCCGGACGGAATTAATTTCGAAAATGTATCTTACGAAACTGCCAAAATAGATTTGCAAGGTCCTCTTTCTCTTGAAATTCTGGAAAAAGTACTCGGTAGAGATTTCAAACATCTTAAATATTTCAATTTTGAACAGACTGAATTTGACGGCTATAAACTTATTATCAGCCGTACGGGTTATACCGGAGAGCTGGGATATGAATTCTATCTCCCTTCCGACAAGGCTGTTTCACTTTGGGAAAAACTGATTGCTGACGATAAAGTTGAACCCATAGGACTCGGCGCTCGTGATACTTTACGCCTTGAACTCGGATATCCACTTTACGGTCAGGATCTGGATACAAAGCACAATCCTCGCGAAGGCGGATATTCCTTTGTATTAGCCGACGATGCATTCACTGATGTTAAAGAGATATTAATTCCTTTAACTATCAAAAGCCGTCGTTCAGCTCGCCATGGTGATAAAGTTCTGCTTAACGGTAAGGAAGTCGGAATTGTCACAAGTGGCTCATTCTCGCCCACGCTGGGATATTCGATTGCTCTGGCTTATGTTCAAGCAGATGCTGCAGACTCCACAGAGTTTCTAGTCAAAGGAGCACGAGCTGACCTGAAAGCTATGAAAGGTGAACTGCCCTTCTATAAAGAAGGAACAGCACGCAAGAAATTTGATTAG
- the secG gene encoding preprotein translocase subunit SecG, which produces MQTLVITVHIIACIFLIIFVLLQSGKEDMGVIFGGGSGSVFGSTGAGGVLVKITSFLAAVFLITSLSYNYLAGNKVSDDSIMLQGDGIVTPMPEVDKPVVTFEKPEAAKTEETK; this is translated from the coding sequence TTGCAAACGCTAGTAATTACAGTACACATTATCGCCTGCATCTTCCTGATTATCTTTGTTCTTTTACAGAGCGGAAAGGAAGATATGGGGGTTATATTCGGTGGAGGAAGTGGCTCTGTTTTCGGTAGTACCGGAGCAGGCGGCGTTCTAGTTAAAATTACCTCTTTTCTCGCAGCGGTTTTTTTGATTACATCACTCAGCTACAATTACCTTGCCGGTAACAAGGTTTCAGATGATTCCATAATGCTGCAAGGCGACGGAATTGTTACCCCAATGCCTGAAGTCGACAAGCCAGTGGTTACTTTTGAAAAACCAGAAGCTGCTAAGACTGAAGAAACAAAATAG
- a CDS encoding rod shape-determining protein → MLWARLMSFLGKDLAMDLGTANTLLYTPKDGIVLNEPSVVALDARDESVIAVGKEAKEYLGRTPDKIKAIRPMKDGVIADFEVTKKMISFFIQKVISKRNLVKPKIIICVPTGITQVEKRAVIESGQQAGAREVRLIEEPMAAAIGAGLNIHDPEGNMVVDIGGGTTEVAVITLSSIAHSQSVRVAGDEMNLAIMRYVQDEFKLLIGENTAERAKITIGSAIELPEILTMTISGRNLIDGKPKAIEITDAHIREAIADPVAAIVRSVRVALENTQPELVSDIATNGLLLAGGGALLKGLDILINRETSLKVIIDSDPLTTVVRGTGLSLQRDKGFEKVYIN, encoded by the coding sequence ATGTTATGGGCTAGATTAATGAGCTTTCTGGGTAAAGATCTTGCCATGGACCTTGGTACCGCTAATACTTTGCTTTACACTCCGAAAGACGGAATTGTTCTAAACGAACCGTCCGTTGTTGCTCTTGATGCTCGTGATGAGTCCGTTATTGCCGTGGGCAAAGAAGCCAAAGAGTATCTTGGAAGAACTCCGGATAAAATAAAAGCTATTCGTCCGATGAAAGACGGGGTTATTGCCGATTTTGAAGTTACCAAAAAAATGATTTCTTTCTTTATTCAGAAAGTTATCAGTAAGCGTAATCTTGTTAAGCCAAAGATAATTATTTGTGTTCCTACCGGAATTACCCAAGTTGAAAAACGTGCAGTTATTGAATCGGGACAACAGGCCGGTGCTCGTGAAGTTCGTTTGATTGAAGAGCCTATGGCTGCTGCTATCGGAGCCGGGCTTAACATTCATGATCCGGAAGGCAATATGGTTGTTGATATCGGTGGCGGAACGACTGAAGTTGCCGTTATTACGCTGTCTTCCATCGCTCACAGTCAGTCCGTACGAGTTGCGGGTGACGAAATGAATTTAGCTATTATGCGTTATGTTCAAGATGAATTTAAATTATTGATCGGTGAAAATACTGCGGAAAGAGCTAAAATTACTATCGGTTCAGCTATTGAATTACCGGAAATTTTGACTATGACAATTTCAGGTAGAAATTTAATAGACGGAAAGCCTAAAGCTATTGAAATTACTGATGCCCATATCAGGGAAGCAATTGCTGATCCCGTTGCCGCGATTGTCAGATCTGTTCGGGTTGCTCTTGAAAATACTCAGCCTGAACTTGTTAGCGATATTGCCACAAACGGACTGCTTTTGGCTGGAGGGGGTGCGCTTTTAAAGGGACTTGATATCCTGATAAACCGTGAAACTTCTCTTAAGGTTATTATTGATAGCGATCCACTGACCACGGTTGTCAGAGGAACCGGTTTGAGCCTCCAAAGAGATAAAGGCTTTGAAAAAGTCTATATTAATTAA
- a CDS encoding VOC family protein — protein sequence MKYHHLGMPTDKKLQDEKHLPHLKMYVSGYGRNEYGIEWMRFEEDAPYPMLVKTVPHVAFEVDDLYEAIVEKNIIIQPNSPSPGVIVAFIEVDGAPVELLQIDRTLSEEGI from the coding sequence TTGAAATATCATCACCTTGGAATGCCTACAGATAAAAAACTTCAGGATGAGAAACATCTACCACATCTTAAGATGTATGTTTCTGGTTACGGCAGAAATGAATATGGAATTGAGTGGATGCGTTTTGAAGAAGATGCTCCCTATCCTATGCTTGTAAAAACAGTTCCGCATGTCGCTTTTGAGGTTGATGACCTCTATGAGGCTATTGTTGAAAAGAATATAATTATTCAACCTAATAGTCCAAGTCCCGGAGTAATCGTTGCCTTTATTGAGGTTGACGGTGCTCCTGTAGAATTATTGCAGATTGATAGAACTCTTTCAGAAGAGGGCATATAA
- the tpiA gene encoding triose-phosphate isomerase → MKKMMAANWKMYKTRAEAKATAEDFISRIDGKLPSDREVLIAAPFTALESVGSVLAGRTGCHLCAENMYPAEEGAFTGEISPEMLKDVGCGFSLAGHSERRHVLGESSEFVGKKVAFGLKAGLSMILCIGETIEQRKAGKVQQVIDEQLEVGLSEIPANFSPDSIVIAYEPVWAIGTGEVAGMEEIVEAHGFVRKMLKNIFPEKANEIRILYGGSVKPANCAQIISLDNVDGVLVGGASLDGESFSQIALA, encoded by the coding sequence ATGAAAAAAATGATGGCCGCTAACTGGAAGATGTATAAAACCCGTGCAGAAGCGAAAGCTACCGCAGAGGATTTTATTTCACGAATTGACGGTAAATTGCCTAGTGACAGAGAAGTACTCATTGCAGCTCCGTTTACAGCTCTCGAAAGTGTCGGGTCTGTGCTTGCCGGAAGGACTGGCTGCCATCTATGTGCGGAAAATATGTATCCTGCCGAGGAAGGGGCCTTTACCGGAGAAATATCACCGGAAATGCTTAAAGATGTCGGATGCGGATTTTCTCTTGCAGGACATTCCGAGCGCAGGCATGTATTAGGCGAGTCGAGCGAATTTGTTGGTAAAAAAGTGGCGTTCGGTTTAAAAGCCGGACTTTCGATGATTCTCTGCATCGGTGAAACCATCGAACAGAGGAAAGCTGGAAAAGTTCAGCAGGTAATTGATGAGCAACTTGAAGTCGGATTGTCTGAAATTCCTGCAAATTTTTCTCCTGATTCCATAGTAATTGCCTATGAACCTGTGTGGGCAATTGGAACTGGAGAAGTGGCCGGAATGGAAGAAATTGTCGAAGCTCATGGATTTGTTAGAAAAATGCTAAAAAATATTTTTCCTGAAAAAGCTAATGAAATCAGGATATTATATGGTGGAAGTGTTAAACCGGCCAACTGCGCGCAGATAATATCCCTTGACAATGTCGACGGTGTATTGGTAGGAGGCGCGAGCTTGGACGGCGAAAGTTTCAGCCAGATTGCTCTGGCATAA
- a CDS encoding GAF domain-containing protein, with product MPRNEILINILSIVCNVFEAHTVVLYLPDGQHGYSLSNFFSLGDDVKPIGSPLQIKSLSGIVLSKSEPLFINNMDRKGATPLGYYDSKEDGRIKAFMGTPLDKALGVICLDSKRTYSFSTKDLKILSQFGKMITSILTCISSADAEGKKNEYFLTLKLLHDLRKRQPKWDAFLDNLLDITAAASGYSHVFLTVIDQRGTSFYVEGENKAILPKRDSKSIAFPLGSGLVGWVYKNQESIFIDENSQGQACSGLLGASAATQEFLSVICLPLVFQKKTRGVLVLANNEPLKISEDLKDFLFMVSEYLTQFLENLFLKSRLAEARTALQKVTPAKSNPVLINDN from the coding sequence ATGCCTAGAAATGAAATTTTGATAAATATTCTTAGCATTGTCTGCAATGTCTTTGAAGCACATACCGTTGTTTTATATTTGCCTGACGGACAGCATGGATATAGTCTTTCGAATTTTTTCAGTCTTGGAGACGATGTAAAGCCTATCGGAAGTCCTCTACAGATAAAAAGCCTGTCTGGAATAGTTCTTAGTAAAAGTGAACCGCTATTTATAAATAATATGGATAGAAAAGGTGCGACTCCGCTTGGTTATTACGATTCAAAGGAAGACGGAAGGATTAAAGCTTTCATGGGGACTCCGCTTGATAAAGCTCTCGGAGTTATTTGTTTGGACAGTAAACGAACATATTCATTCAGTACTAAAGATTTAAAAATTCTTTCTCAATTCGGTAAAATGATTACATCGATACTTACTTGTATCAGTTCAGCCGATGCCGAAGGGAAAAAAAATGAATACTTTTTGACCTTGAAATTGCTTCATGACCTTCGTAAAAGACAGCCGAAATGGGATGCTTTTCTTGATAATCTTTTAGACATAACGGCTGCAGCAAGTGGTTATTCGCATGTTTTCCTGACTGTTATCGATCAAAGAGGAACTTCTTTTTATGTAGAAGGAGAGAATAAGGCTATACTCCCTAAAAGGGACTCCAAGTCTATCGCTTTTCCACTCGGAAGTGGTCTTGTCGGTTGGGTTTACAAAAATCAGGAATCTATTTTCATTGACGAAAACAGTCAGGGACAGGCATGCTCAGGATTGCTTGGGGCCAGTGCTGCTACTCAGGAATTTTTAAGTGTAATTTGTCTTCCGCTTGTTTTTCAGAAGAAGACAAGAGGGGTTTTAGTTCTTGCGAATAATGAACCTCTAAAGATATCTGAAGATCTGAAAGACTTTTTGTTTATGGTTTCTGAGTATTTGACGCAATTTCTCGAGAATCTTTTTTTAAAGAGCAGACTTGCGGAAGCAAGGACAGCTTTGCAGAAGGTAACCCCTGCAAAGAGTAACCCGGTTCTGATAAATGATAATTAA
- the rimI gene encoding ribosomal protein S18-alanine N-acetyltransferase → MKSTEVTTCDQMIVELGLESLSELRKLECVCFDYHWTEEQFRLGLERRAFYVLGYLFEGILVGYLAYSMVLDEMEVLNLGVHPDFRKRGIGRELMLALLEQCRKTDVVKGLLDVKESNIPAISLYESLGFKQVGVRKKYYPDTHEDALLYDLEL, encoded by the coding sequence ATGAAAAGCACAGAAGTCACTACTTGTGACCAAATGATAGTCGAACTGGGGCTGGAATCTCTTAGTGAGCTCAGAAAACTTGAATGCGTTTGTTTCGATTACCATTGGACTGAGGAGCAATTCCGACTGGGACTTGAACGAAGAGCCTTCTATGTTCTTGGATATTTATTTGAAGGTATTCTTGTCGGTTATCTGGCGTATTCAATGGTTCTTGATGAAATGGAAGTTTTAAATTTAGGGGTTCATCCTGATTTTAGAAAACGCGGGATCGGTAGAGAATTAATGCTGGCGTTACTAGAACAATGCCGCAAAACAGATGTTGTTAAAGGTCTTCTTGATGTCAAAGAATCAAATATTCCTGCTATATCCCTTTATGAAAGTTTAGGTTTTAAGCAGGTTGGAGTTCGCAAAAAATATTATCCGGATACGCATGAAGATGCGCTTCTTTATGATCTGGAGTTGTAA
- a CDS encoding phosphoglycerate kinase yields the protein MRFINELDISGKKVLLRVDFNVPLDGETITDDNRIKAGVPTIKYALEKGAAVIIMAHLGKPKGERVAKYSLKPVAKRLSEYLGIDVPLAPDCIGSEVEKMAADLKPGQVLMLENLRFHPEEQGKTPEERGDFGAKLAALADVYVNDAFGVAHRPNSSVVDVPYHSKKCCAGFLLKLEWENLGEALKDPKKPYIAISGGAKVSTKLGILNNLIGKVDHFIIGGAMANTFLLAQGKNVGKSLVEDGLVDIARDIMTKAAASGTDLHLPEDFVWGRNVDEAAGVCDADHVPNDGMLLDIGPVSIQKFCDVISEAKTIVWNGPMGLFEKPAFAEGSMKVCKAMAESDGTTIVGGGDTDAVVHKAGLQDDFTFISTGGGSFLEFLEGKELPAFKALKENLDK from the coding sequence ATGCGCTTCATTAACGAACTCGACATTTCCGGTAAAAAAGTTCTTCTGAGAGTGGATTTTAATGTTCCTCTTGATGGTGAAACAATTACCGATGACAACCGTATTAAAGCCGGAGTTCCGACTATTAAGTATGCTCTGGAAAAAGGAGCTGCGGTAATCATAATGGCTCACCTTGGTAAACCTAAAGGTGAACGAGTTGCCAAATACAGCCTTAAACCCGTCGCTAAGCGTTTGTCAGAATATCTCGGAATAGATGTTCCTCTTGCTCCTGATTGCATTGGATCAGAAGTTGAAAAAATGGCAGCCGATCTTAAGCCCGGTCAGGTTTTGATGCTTGAGAATTTACGTTTCCATCCTGAGGAGCAGGGAAAGACTCCAGAAGAAAGAGGCGATTTCGGTGCAAAGCTGGCTGCTCTTGCGGATGTATATGTTAATGACGCGTTCGGGGTTGCTCATCGGCCCAATTCTTCGGTTGTGGATGTTCCCTATCATTCTAAGAAATGTTGTGCCGGCTTTCTTTTGAAGCTTGAATGGGAAAATCTTGGTGAAGCTCTCAAAGATCCTAAGAAGCCTTATATTGCTATTTCCGGTGGCGCAAAAGTTTCGACGAAGTTGGGTATTCTCAATAATCTGATTGGTAAAGTTGATCATTTTATTATCGGTGGTGCTATGGCCAACACATTCCTTCTTGCACAAGGTAAGAATGTAGGTAAATCTCTGGTCGAAGACGGGCTTGTTGATATAGCCCGTGATATTATGACCAAGGCTGCCGCTTCCGGTACTGATCTTCATCTTCCCGAAGATTTTGTGTGGGGCAGAAATGTTGACGAAGCTGCCGGCGTTTGTGATGCTGACCACGTTCCTAATGACGGAATGCTTCTTGATATCGGCCCGGTTAGTATTCAAAAATTTTGTGATGTTATTTCAGAAGCCAAGACAATCGTCTGGAACGGTCCGATGGGACTTTTCGAGAAGCCTGCTTTTGCTGAAGGATCAATGAAAGTCTGTAAGGCTATGGCTGAATCTGACGGCACTACCATCGTTGGAGGAGGGGATACCGATGCAGTTGTACACAAGGCTGGACTGCAAGACGACTTCACCTTCATATCCACAGGAGGCGGTTCTTTCCTTGAGTTTTTAGAAGGAAAAGAGCTTCCCGCCTTCAAAGCCTTGAAGGAGAATCTGGATAAATGA
- a CDS encoding inositol monophosphatase family protein, producing the protein MNSILKKASCVVLEAGNIIKEGWKKPKNIKHKGRIDLVTETDLAVELFLKEELSKILPGSSFLAEETAGNAELVDRTWIIDPLDGTTNFAHGLPMVATSVALWIDDSIALGIINLPILNEIFTTVKGDGAFMNGETIHVSDCASMEDSLIATGFPYAIEDHVDFITKALNKVLMSTQGVRRPGAAALDLAYLACGRYDGFYENALRPWDTAAGWLLVEEAGGTVSDYNNGEFNLFSPGILATNSKLHDSLGNILRSCL; encoded by the coding sequence ATGAATTCTATCCTTAAAAAAGCATCTTGTGTTGTTCTTGAAGCTGGTAATATTATCAAAGAAGGGTGGAAAAAACCTAAAAACATAAAGCACAAAGGCCGTATTGATCTTGTTACTGAGACTGATTTGGCGGTAGAGCTTTTTCTTAAAGAAGAACTTTCAAAAATACTTCCGGGATCTTCTTTTTTAGCAGAAGAAACCGCTGGAAATGCTGAGCTTGTTGACCGGACGTGGATAATTGATCCGCTTGATGGAACAACTAATTTTGCTCATGGATTACCCATGGTTGCAACTTCTGTTGCTTTATGGATTGATGATTCTATCGCTCTCGGAATAATTAACCTGCCGATTTTGAATGAAATTTTTACGACAGTTAAAGGTGACGGGGCTTTTATGAATGGCGAGACTATTCATGTTTCAGATTGTGCAAGCATGGAAGATTCTCTCATAGCAACAGGTTTCCCGTACGCCATAGAAGACCATGTCGACTTTATTACTAAAGCTCTGAATAAAGTTCTTATGAGTACTCAGGGAGTGCGTAGGCCGGGAGCTGCCGCTTTGGATCTGGCATATCTGGCATGCGGTAGATATGATGGTTTTTATGAAAACGCGCTGAGACCGTGGGATACAGCAGCCGGATGGCTGCTTGTTGAAGAGGCCGGCGGGACAGTTTCTGATTATAATAACGGTGAGTTCAATCTTTTTTCACCCGGTATTCTTGCCACCAATTCCAAGCTTCATGATTCGCTTGGAAATATTTTGAGATCTTGTTTATAG
- a CDS encoding NUDIX hydrolase, which yields MKNKINHVEVVDILNRPFANMDLVEVHRQSLKHRSVIVLLYDSNGKLYLQKRSTEKKQYPGRWDVSASGHVYAKESLKDAAFRVLNSKLGIQNTNIRDIAELKASSETGYEFITIFILDKINTVSSPNSDEVESGYFYSISELDWLLRECRELLAPTLVYLNDIGMLYKLK from the coding sequence GTGAAAAATAAAATAAATCATGTCGAAGTCGTCGACATTTTAAATCGTCCTTTTGCGAATATGGACCTAGTTGAAGTTCATAGACAGTCATTGAAACATAGATCAGTGATTGTTCTTTTATATGATAGCAACGGGAAACTATACTTACAAAAAAGAAGTACCGAAAAGAAACAATACCCTGGTCGATGGGATGTTTCAGCCAGTGGACATGTATATGCGAAAGAATCTCTTAAAGATGCTGCTTTCAGGGTCTTAAACTCTAAGCTTGGAATACAAAACACTAATATAAGAGACATTGCAGAGCTGAAAGCTTCTTCTGAAACTGGATACGAGTTTATAACAATCTTTATTTTAGATAAAATAAATACGGTCTCGTCCCCAAATTCCGACGAGGTTGAATCAGGATACTTCTACTCTATAAGTGAACTGGACTGGTTGCTTAGAGAGTGCCGTGAACTTCTCGCTCCAACTCTTGTTTATCTTAATGATATAGGAATGTTATATAAATTGAAATAG